A genomic region of Sideroxydans sp. CL21 contains the following coding sequences:
- a CDS encoding non-heme iron oxygenase ferredoxin subunit — MSNWLDVSNIDELTLSTRRVVDVEGINVAVFNLGGEYFAIKDECPHDGGVLSNGELDGEVIICPRHGARFSIRTGTVLGPPAYEDLITFPVRISQGKVQVEIDRT; from the coding sequence GTGAGCAACTGGCTGGATGTCTCAAATATCGATGAGTTGACACTGAGTACACGTCGCGTGGTCGATGTGGAGGGGATCAATGTCGCAGTATTCAATCTCGGCGGCGAATACTTTGCCATCAAGGACGAGTGTCCCCATGATGGAGGAGTGTTGTCCAACGGTGAACTGGATGGTGAGGTGATCATATGTCCGCGACATGGGGCGCGATTTTCAATTAGGACTGGTACTGTGCTGGGACCACCTGCTTATGAAGACTTGATCACATTTCCTGTGCGAATCTCACAAGGCAAGGTTCAAGTGGAGATTGACCGAACATGA
- the sufU gene encoding Fe-S cluster assembly sulfur transfer protein SufU yields MTDLRELYQETILDHYRKPRNSGRLADSNRMAEGFNPLCGDRVKLYLKVEDGVIRNVRFEGIGCAIATASASLMTESIKGKREDEALQLLETIHNMVTGGTTTGDSGKLEVLAGVHEFPERVKCATLAWHTLKAALENIDKPVTTE; encoded by the coding sequence ATGACCGATCTACGCGAACTATATCAGGAGACTATCCTCGACCATTATCGTAAGCCGCGCAACTCCGGGCGACTGGCCGACAGTAATCGCATGGCCGAAGGCTTCAATCCGCTGTGTGGTGACAGGGTGAAGCTCTATTTAAAAGTGGAGGATGGCGTAATTCGAAACGTCCGTTTTGAAGGTATTGGCTGTGCCATCGCAACTGCATCCGCCTCGCTGATGACGGAAAGCATCAAAGGCAAACGCGAGGATGAGGCATTACAGTTGCTGGAAACGATTCACAATATGGTGACGGGCGGCACCACAACTGGAGATTCAGGAAAGCTGGAAGTCTTGGCAGGCGTCCATGAATTCCCGGAACGGGTCAAGTGCGCAACGCTGGCTTGGCACACTCTGAAAGCTGCACTCGAAAATATCGACAAACCGGTGACGACGGAGTGA
- a CDS encoding SUF system Fe-S cluster assembly protein yields the protein MIDFEKLNEHLQEKTIDPKTLEARVVEKLRTIFDPEIPVNIYDLGLIYELDVQATGEVHVRMTLTAPNCPVADGFPDIVQNALWLVDGVSDVTVELVWEPPWGRERMSEATRLQLGLM from the coding sequence ATGATTGATTTCGAAAAATTGAACGAACATTTGCAAGAAAAGACAATAGACCCGAAGACACTTGAGGCGCGTGTCGTCGAGAAACTGCGCACGATCTTCGATCCGGAAATTCCAGTGAACATATATGATCTCGGCTTGATCTATGAATTGGATGTGCAGGCAACGGGCGAGGTGCATGTGCGCATGACACTGACCGCGCCCAACTGCCCGGTTGCGGACGGATTTCCGGATATCGTGCAGAACGCGCTGTGGCTGGTGGACGGTGTCAGCGACGTGACGGTGGAGCTCGTCTGGGAGCCACCGTGGGGTCGTGAACGTATGTCGGAGGCAACACGATTGCAACTCGGTTTGATGTGA